Genomic DNA from Buchnera aphidicola (Hyperomyzus lactucae):
TATTTAAAATTGCAGAAAAACGTTTTAAAAAAGATTCAGGACCCAAAAATATCGAACAAATTCTTGATGAAACTGTTGCTAGTATTGAAAAATTATTTTTATCACCTCATGATGGAGTAACAGGAATTAATACAGGATATCAAGACTTAAATAAAAAAACATCAGGTTTACAACGTTCTGAACTCATTATTATCGCCGCTCGACCTTCAATGGGAAAAACAACATTTGCAATGAATTTATGTGAAAATGCTGCTATGTTATATGATAAACCAGTTCTGATATTTAGTTTAGAAATGCCTGGAGAACAAATTATGATGCGCATGTTAGCTTCATTATCTAGAGTTAATCAAGCACGAATTCGAACTGGACAATTGAACGATGAGGATTGGGCACGTATGTCTGGTACAATCAATATTCTTCTGAAAAAAAAGAATATTTATATTGATGATTCTTCAGCATTAACTCCTAGTGAAGTACGTTCAAGAGCACGTCGTATTTACCGTGAAAATAACGGATTAACATTAATTATGGTTGATTATCTTCAGTTAATGAGAGTACCTTCTTTATCTGAAAATAGAACCCTTGAAATTGCAGAAATATCTAGAACTTTAAAAGCATTGGCAAAAGAACTTCAAGTTCCAGTAATAGCATTATCACAACTTAATCGCTCTTTAGAACAAAGATCTGATAAAAGACCAGTAAATTCAGATT
This window encodes:
- the dnaB gene encoding replicative DNA helicase → MTKNKLYLNQINRLKIPPHSLEAEQSVLGGLMLDNEQWDTVSEHVVADDFFSKPHRLIFQEMQQLLDLGYPIDLITLSESLEQKGKLESVGRFSYLAELSKNTPSTANITAYADIVRERAIVREMILVANKIANAGYDTQGRKSEELLDYAESSVFKIAEKRFKKDSGPKNIEQILDETVASIEKLFLSPHDGVTGINTGYQDLNKKTSGLQRSELIIIAARPSMGKTTFAMNLCENAAMLYDKPVLIFSLEMPGEQIMMRMLASLSRVNQARIRTGQLNDEDWARMSGTINILLKKKNIYIDDSSALTPSEVRSRARRIYRENNGLTLIMVDYLQLMRVPSLSENRTLEIAEISRTLKALAKELQVPVIALSQLNRSLEQRSDKRPVNSDLRESGSLEQDADLIMFIYRDEIYHENSDFKGIAEIIIGKQRNGPIGTVCLTFNGHWSRFDNYAGPKYD